A stretch of DNA from Ochotona princeps isolate mOchPri1 chromosome 13, mOchPri1.hap1, whole genome shotgun sequence:
AGAGGGAGATTGCGTTGGGTTGCCTTAGAGACCTTCCAGTCCCCTCCCCTTCTTCTACAGAGAACAACCACGATCCACAAAGAAGCAGTGCCTACCATCGCAGCAAATTACTTCCAGAGTGCTGGCTGCTTTGGGCACCCCGTCTGGTCTTCCCTAATTACTCCAGGACCCTGGCGACAAGTGACCTAACGTGTCTGAACTTTGATTCCCTCCTCAGGTAAGGGGGCTCCTTCTTCTGCATCCCCTGGAGGACCACATGAGGCGATGTGGGTGAAGTGCTGGATGCGAGAAACCTCTGGACCAGGAAGGAAGCTTATAAATACCTTCTGGGAAAGAGTGATTCATCCAGCCCCTGGAGCCAACCAGTAGGTGTGAAGATTAGGGAAGAATGGGCCCCACAACACGCCAGGTACAGCAGTGTGAGGTTAGGGGAGTGCTTTGGCTGTGGAACTCCAGCCCTGGGCTGTCTGCCCTGGCCAGCCCAAGCTGTAGCCCATCAAAGACCCACTCAATGAGCCCAAATTTTCAAGGGTAAGTTCATGGGGGTTTTCTGGTCCTCACTGGCCTTTATCCCTTAGGACAGATAAGGGCACAGGGGGTCCCTTTTATCTGCTTCCCATTTTTATCAACCAGTCACACTACTCTAAGCATTTCAAGTCTTCCCCTCCCTCGCTGTGGTAGGGGATTCCCCGGAACAGCTCCGACCTACTCCCCAATTACCAGACAAGCCCATTATTCTTAGTTCCTCATTTTGTGTCTTCAAAACAAACTACAGTCTCCAAGACCAACAACACTGACTTCCTAggctctcagttttttttttttttttgtatgttaaaTGGGCATAGTAACATCTATACCATACGCCATAtagtattactttaaaaaaaataaagtgaagaaaTAGATGCAGattgcttttacaataaaaaaaagtgagaggccagcattgtggtacagcacgttaagacactgcctgtgacactagaGTCCTGTGTgagtattggttcaagtcctggctgctccacttcccatacaactcgctactaaagcacctgggaacacagcagcagGTTGTTGGGCCACTGACTATGTCCAAGGATAAGAACACAGTGTTCTAGAGAAAAACACACTTGGAGTCCTGGAGCAGGAACAGAAATTCTTCTTGACCCTCACGGGGTGACTATGGGTTTAAATAGTGCTGCAGCCACGCTGTGTTTCCATGGTGTGTGGGGGATAATTTCACAGGAAGCATAGTTTACAGAATTATTTAGTGTTTTCATGAGACCTCTACTGCTGGAGCTATAGCTACCCAAGAACTGATCCCAAATTACTCAGTATGCGTGTGGCCAGTTGCTGGGACGTTCCAAGGAAGGCAATAAAGCATGCATGCACAGACCATGGCCAAGTGCAACGCAGTGCATGCCAGCAGCTCAAGCTTTTCGTTTTTATGGAAAGCTATGTCAGTACATGGTCAGAGGACCTCTTCAGTCATGACATGGAAGCTAGACTGCCAGGTACCTGTATGGTTATAGCAGGAAGGGGATGCATCCTGGAGCAGTAGAAGCAAAATAGGTCACCCTGGTCAGTGggcccaacaccaccccaggtaGAAAGCTGGCAGGAGCTTAGGGCTCCTGTTCACTCTAAAGAGCTTGCTTGGttaaataagtgaaataataCCTTTAGTAACTACCCACAAGACACAATGGTTAAACAAAGATACCCTAGGAACTGCTGGCAGAGGCATGGTAAATGCAAAATACCTTACAGCAAAGAAAAATTCATCTTAATATAAAACATGACTTTCCATCAATTTCATCACCTTGAAAGTGAAAGGCAATGCCACCGATCTCTGTGCTTGGAATTTGGGATTTGCAAGCAGCTGGGTTTTTCTGGTTTCATATAAAGATAGGGTTACATCTGGATTTTAAATTTCATAGCCACTAACAATACCTTGGATGATCTTTTGATGTCATGAATTGGGACTACAATCTTTTCTGTGACCTCATGAAACAAGCTAATAGTATCTCCTCTTCTACAAAAGCAAATGCTGACGCCTGGAAAGGTTGAACGACTTCTCCAAGAGTCATATAGCTGCACAGTGACAGGGCTGACCTCTGAGTCTACGTTCcacccagccacctgctgccctgtgcTCAGGGAACATGTGGCTCTTTAGTTTTTGACCCTAAGATATTCAGAAATATGAAATAGATTCCTCTTGCAAATGTCccataattttaatttatatccCAACTTGTACCACTCTGATTTGGCCAGTATTGCCAGGTGAGACAGACCCAACTGCCTTTATGGGGAAGGGAatgcaaaataaagaagagaaGACGTTCAGAAACAAAGTCCCTTTCCCAGAAGGATGGAGGGAGCAGGTTCCCACTAGGGGTAGGAACCAAGGCTCCATCTAGATGCACAGTGGGAGCCTGTGGCTTCTTTGCCTACGCAGCTCGGGAGTCGGAACGCACTTCATTGGGGTTGTGCCCAACACAGAGATGAATCAACCCTGAAATGCCCCAGACGTGTCGATGGCGTCTGGACTGGCTGGGAAGCAGCTTGGCATCTCCCCTCTCCAAGTCCCAACTCCTGGGTGTTCAGCCCTGTGCCAGTGCCAAGCCTGGCCCTGACTGAGTCGCATCATTCTAGGCTCAGGTTGGGAATAAGCCACCACaatcccttcctcctctcctcgtCTCCACCAGGGCGGTAAGTGTCAcgcacaggctcctggctgcccgACACAGTCTTCACGTAGATGTGGCCTTCTTGCGCTGCTGTCTCACTTGTGTCGTGTGTGGGTGATCTCCTAGGATTCTTGACAGAAAAATACAGATTAGAAAAAAAGATGTATACACAGAGACTTCTGTTTTTTACCTAGATGGAGTGACAGCAAACAAATGTACCTTCAcatcaaaaatcaaaacaaaaccaaaaaccagacAAAACAGTAGTTTTTAGGACATTGGTGATGAGGCCAGGAAGAACAATGGAcactgagagaaagaaaacacgTGGGGAAGGCCCACAGTTGCCTCCGCTTAGCtcccttggaaggatttccagGCCTTTTCTGTTTATTGTTAGCATGGGATCTCTTTGTTCATTGTCTAACTTCTAATTTATTCGTATCTTTATGTTTAAAGAGGACGTTTGTGGGCATCATACAAGAGGTCTTCCAAAATATCacgaaaaatgtgtattatgcaaaTTTGTATATGAATTTCAAAACCTTTTGTACCTAAATAAACTCACCTTTCAGTTCTTTTTCCTGTGAAATTTTTGGAAGTAACCCCATATATTTGGATCTGGTTTTTATAGCCATTCTtaatatttcttccttttaattgAATGTTTAAATGGTTTATATTTAACATGGTCATTGTTACAATTGGGTTTAAGTATATCACCTTTCTGTTCGTCTTCTATTTGTTCCAttggtttattgtttcttttaaaatctttgcaTGTCCTATTCCATATAGATTTTAGAAAGACCTGATTAAGTTTCCTGAAAAAGTAGATTggaatttatattaaaattactAGTCTATGAATCAGTTCATAATTTTTTGGCATTTTTATGATATTGAGTCTTCAAATTCAGGATCAGGATATATAATCCTCATTACTTAGGTATTACCTAATGTTATTTAGTAAAATTTTATACTTTTTCACAAAACTACATATTCTTCAGCATCTTTATTATCATTACAAAAAGTTTAAAAGTTACTCATTCCAAGTGCTGAAATGCAAAGCACTTTTGCAAGTTGATTTTTGTATCCAGTGAACTTGCTAAAATACCTTGTTGATGCTAATAGTTTATCTGCAGATTATGTAGCTAATCATACCACTTGCACAtaacaaaattttgtttcttcatctttttcttctttttctacatAGCTTTGTTATATCGTACTGTTCACGTTTTAAAGTTCAATATTGATAGAAGGGATGTGTGGAACACTTCCGGCTTATTTCCCATCTTGAAGAGAATTCTTCTCAGATGCTACACCCAGGTAGGACATCCGCAGTAATTCTGCCTAAATCTGCTTCAAGATTAGGAAAGTTTCTATTCCATCTTTCATTTTCtcaatttttatagtttttttaggAGTTTATATCACACACCACAGTTAATTTTTTAACTCCCTATCCCATTAAAATGGTATGTAATTTTTTCCTCTTTCGACTGATAATTGATTTCTTCATTATTAAGCCATTCTTGAATCCCTGTCTGCCCAACGAAATACACTCAGAATCCATTTGGTCACTCCTTTCCTTACATGCTCATGTAATTCTGCACATAAAGGCCTTGATGACATCTGGCTAGTGGACTGTGATTGTAAATAATAGTTCTTACCTCAGAGATTTTGGGATTGTCATAGATTTCTGCAATTTCACATGGTCTCTCAATTTCCTATATTGgttaaagcaaaacagaacaataGTAATAGCAAGGAGAAGTGGAAAACGCCACAGCCTGCGACCATAGCTACAACTGAGATCAGTGGTTCTTCAACCCAAGTCGTTAGAAGCATTAGAATAAAAGCTAACTGAAGCACAGCAGATCATAACAGCCATGCTTATGAGTTACTCCAAAAATAATCCAGGGCTGACAGTGTGGAGACAGGGATGAGGGCAGAGATGGAGCAAGATTGGCCATGAGTTAAGAACTGGCCTATCCCTCTGAATTTCATGTGTTTAGATTGCAGGAATCTCCCTTCAGTAAGGTTTTACCTTCCCAGAAATGAACAATTCCTAAGTTTCAAGCTGCCTTTCTGAGTGGTGTGATGACATCTcgcacctgggaagtgaatcatgccCCCGCTGGACACGCTGCCCTCCAGGAGCAGCGGAGAGAGAATAAGCAGGACCACATTCATACAGTTCTACTAGCATATATTGTGACTGTTTCACTTTTTCATTAGCTCTGCTTGTTCATCTCTTACTGTGCCTAACTTAGGAGTTAAGCTTTGTCCTAGGTGTGTAAGTAAAGGAGGAAACGTATCTGTCACAATCTATGCCACAGGATgatcctaaggaaaaaaaataacagtgtgaCTTGATATGGGAGAGCAGGGCAGACTGTGCCTGGAATCctgagttcacagactgctggtgccGGAGACCAAGGTCAAACTCCACAGGCAATGATCTGTGAGTGGGCAAAAGTCTGAGACCAAGGTCAAGGCCTGCAGGCAAGGGTCTGCAGTTGGATAGGGGTCCACGGCCACAGGACTGTGTGCTCTAGGGTACCCTTGAAGCACCCACCCTTGTAGCCCGAATTCTATTCACTAAGAAACTGTCTCCCACTGGCCCATCTGACCCAAGAAAGGGGCGATTACCTCGATGGACTCAGGGCTGCGGCGGCTTCTTCGTTGTAGGACAGTAAACAGtaaggccaccagcagggctgTGGCCACCAGGGATGGCACAGCTGCTGCAACTGCCAGGGAAGGCCCACAGTCCTGGCACAGGGAGGaaagcacagagacagagatggctgGGTTGCCCAGGAGTCAAGCCCAAAATCCaacaaactaaacacaaaacaaaacaaaacaaaacaaaaaaacactcagGGGCCCTACCTAAACCAAAAAAACACAGTCTAAACAAAAAACAGGCTTGACCAACTATCTACTGGAAAGGGAAGCAAATCTGGTAGAAAGAACCAAGAAAGTGTGTGAGCAGGTACTCCTGGGAGCCAGAGCACCAGAGCGCCtcctcagcagatggaaaacccaAGCAATTCAGAACAGCCGTGAGAGGCCCAGGGTGAAGCTCCTACTACCTCCGATGCCATTCTGATGCAGCCGTAAAAACACATTTGCACTGAACACATGAACTGATTGGTGTTCACATCCCAACTGTGATTTGTAGTTATGCTCATAGGCACACACGCTTGCAAATCTGCAGACATTCGGGAGCCATCAGTCACATCCCAACTGTGATTTGTAGTTATGCTCATAGGCACACACGCTTGCAAATCTGCAGACATTCGGGAGCCATCAAAGGTGATCTGCAGGATCCCCATGAATGCTCAGCTCTTGTATAAGGCTGAGTTCTTCACTTTCTtgtgtgggagggtggggggtgATTTTATCACAGAATGATAGAAGTACATCAATCAAACATACAGGCAGATGACCTATCACGGGATGAACACACtcagagccagcacccacattgaGAAGCAGAACAGTGCTCTGGGGGTCCCAGgtcttcccttccagtttccccAGGTGGGACCACTCTCCTCATTGATTCTGTCTGTTCTCAGCAACATCACATGGACACTAACGTGAGGTGTATACTCCTATGATTGACTTGCTTGGTTCAACACTTTGAGGAACCCATCTGGAGTCTGTACGCTCTCCCTCACTTTGGAGCAAAGCTGACTGTAGGGGTCATCGTGAGGACCAGCACTGTAGTGCAACGGTGAAGCTGCCGccttggatgccagcatccctaatGGGTACCAGTTTCTATTCCAGTTGCTGTGTTTTCAATCCAGTCccttgctaaaggcctgggatagcagcggaagacggcccaagtgtttgggcccctacatccatgtggaagacccataagaagctgctggctcctggctttggatcagttcagctccagctgttgtttggggagtaaaccagtgcatgaaagaactctctctctctccttcttcttctgtctctctgtctttgcttctctctgaaattctctttcaaataaaataaaataaattacatacccaatacattaaaaatacattaaaaattacatGCCCAAGCCATGTCTTGGTGATTGATACGAAATACTTACTGCTTCTTTCCCACCTGTGGCAGCTGGAGAGGAAGTCTGTTTGAAGAATGAACAGGTGTTGTAAGAGAAGAAGCCTACACATCATATGAGACAGTCTAGGAAAGGCTAAGCAGTGTTGGCAACAGTTGACCCTCCCACTAACTTCCTGTCACCAACAGCATTTCTCAAATAGAATCTTCCTTGCTTGCTTCCCaggtaagagctggaatggaattaagccacaggcagggaaaatTCAGAAAACCAGGGCATATCTCCATTATTTACTTCGTGGATTCgccataacacacattttctgaTTCCAATTTTTTGATACCTAGAGTTTCTTCTTGTCTCTAGTCCCCAGTCCCTTCCAGCCCACCATGGACCTATTTGCCACAGTGTTGGAAAGGGGATGACCAGCCTGGGTGGTGGTTCCCCTATTCAGTCCcaaaggggtgggggtggctctCAGAGGAATGAGCTGTAAGCCAGGATGGCATTCCAGATGGTGCCTGGCACCAGCAGAGCCTTCCTCCGCTGGCTCATTCCACCGACAGCATAAAGTTGCTGGTTTCTTTGTGTTgtcctgaggccaggagccaagccaAGAGCAGATGAAACCCTATATCTCTGAAGGCTTGCTCAGTGCCAGCAGCCAAGGGGCATGgccacagaggcagaaagagaaggttTGGGCAGGTAAGAAAAGGAACTGGGCCTCTGGTTGCAGACAACAGGCAGAGGTTGAGGCTGAGCAGGGAACTGTCAGCAAGGTGCAGAGGGGTGCAGCAGGTGCCAGTGTGCTACAATTCAGACCTCGGGGCAGACAGGGGTGGGCATGGGAAGTCAGGCAGCAAGGTACAGGGGTCTAACTACCTATTGTTCTTGAACTGTGTCTGCAAGTCAACTATAAACAAGAACTCTTGAGCacaatgattcagtggctaaatccttcctgGAACACACCCAGATCCTATTTGGGCACTGACTCATGTCCACACTGCTCtatctcccttccagctccctgcttgtgacctgggaaagcagtcgaggaaggcccaaaaccttgggaccctgcacccacgtgggagaccaggaagaagctcttggctgttgcttctgatcagctcaactctggccattgcagccacttggggagtgaaccagcagatggaagatcttcctctctgtctctccatctctctgtaaatctgcctttctaataaaagtaaaataaatcattaaaaaatgaacTCTAGCTTGGGTCCTTCTCTTAATGAtattcagtttattttctttgagaaacCATATAACTTATCAGAGAAAACCAGACACAGCCAAACCTACCAAGCACTGGGGCAGAAAAATGCCTCCCACAATCATGGCTAGGGATGGATCAGAAAGCAAGTTTGGTTGTGGATGTTATCTGCAGCACATGGAAGTGGAAGATGGGTGAGTGACTGTGGGTTGAAATTGAATACCAGCAACTGAAGCTTTGTATGTAGACATAATAGCCCACTGCTAGCACTGAACCATGAAGCTCTCGGCCAAGGTCCAGATTTTCTCTGCTAGCATCCATACTAAGGAGACAGTCTGAAATGCAAGGATGATCTCTTAGGACAACTATCACAAAATTATTCCTGCTTGTAGCCAATCAACTAAAGAAGAACTCACTCCGAGCCTCCTTGGTTATAAAGACTGATGGAAAGCAGGCATGACATGAGATTATACAAAGGCAAGGGCTCAGAATTCACGCGAAGTGACTTGGAGCGTTTGCTTTCCCTGTTTTCCTTTTCGCAGGTGCATTTCTAACGACAGAACTGGGCTCCTAGTGCCCTCATCGCTTCGCCTGTGCCTCTGACAGACTGCATTGCTCAGCGTACAGGAGGAGCGTGCAGCCCTGTGAGTTCTGCCTGCTACCCACCGACTCACAGCACCAATGCCCACTGCTGTACTCACTGTGTTAGCTGGCAGGGTGAAGTTCAGCGAAAATCTCTGCAAGAGAGGATGAAATGTGAACACCCCAAGGAATGATGTCCCAACTCCTGATCCTTCTCCCAAACTTGCTGGCCTTGGCAGATCTCCAGAGCATTC
This window harbors:
- the OPALIN gene encoding opalin, producing the protein MEKRFSLNFTLPANTTSSPAATGGKEADCGPSLAVAAAVPSLVATALLVALLFTVLQRRSRRSPESIEEIERPCEIAEIYDNPKISENPRRSPTHDTSETAAQEGHIYVKTVSGSQEPVRDTYRPGGDEERRKGLWWLIPNLSLE